CGCACTTCCCGTAGCTCTTCCCGCCTTTTGTCTTGCAGGCAAAACAGCTGATGCATCCTTTGTAGTCGAGGTCGTACAGGTGCACGAGTTCGGTCCCTGCACCCGCGGACTTCGCGCCTTCGAGCGCGTGTTCGAGGAGCGTTGCCGTATTCCACTTCTTGCGCGGGCTTCCGTTGACTGCGATAACGTTTGTCATGGGTTGTACCGTTCCGGTGAGATTTTGTGCAGAATTTTTGCGGGTCTGCTCAGGATTTCCGGGCCTTCTCCGTTGCCTTGATCAGCCATGCCATGTTCTTCCCGGCGTCCCGGGCGCGGCCGATCCCTTCCTCATCCCTGTTCACGTCCCCGATCTCCCGTCCCACCCCGATGACGGGGAAACCCGGGACAACCATACCCCCGACGAGCAGGAAGTGGAGCATGGTATCGATTGTACGCGATGCCCCGGACCGGCGCACTGCGGTCACGGCCATACCTGCCCGGCGCTGGTACAGGCCGCCGTTTGCCATGGACACGAAACCCGCCCGGTCGATCAGGGCCTTCATCTCCGGTGTCACATCAAGGAAGTACACGGGCGATCCAAGGATGATGCCGTCCGCTTCTACCATTTTGTCGATGCAGCCGTTGACAATATCATCGTCAAAGACACAGTGCCCGTCCTTGTTCTCAAAGCACTTCATGCAGGCGGTGCAGGGCCGGATCTTCTTTTTCCCGACCTGCACGAGCTCGGTTGCGATCCCTTCGTTCTCCAGCTCCTCAAAGATATGCCCGATAAGAATGGACGTGTTCCCGTCCTTTCTCGGGCTTCCGTTGAATGCAACGACTTTTGCCATCCGATCACCTGAATTTTTGTTCTCCTTTTGCTAGCGTTGTTCGTCCTTTATGGCCTCTGCCACCTCGCGGGTGGCAAGGATGCCGTTCAATGCTGCCGGGAACCCGGCATAAATTGAGACAAGCAGCATGATCTCCACGATCTCCGCTTCAGTAAGGCCGGCCCGGAGCCCGCCGCCGATATGGAACCGGAGCTGCGAGGGGGCCGTGCCTTTTGCGGCAAGGGCCGCGATCGTTGCCACCTGCCGGATCCGGATCGGGAGGACGCCCCGGGCATAGATATCCCCGTACCCGAACTCGACAACGTACCGGGTGATATCCGGGTTGATGGGATCGAAGGTCTCCTTTAACACCCGTTCCTGGTCGGGAGCGATCTGTGCAAGCAGCCCTTTTCCCCGTTCGTACCGTCCCGCCGGGCCGGCATGGACGGACTCTGGTGAGAGGGTCTGCCCGGTCTCTGAAAGGACCTC
This sequence is a window from Methanoregula sp. UBA64. Protein-coding genes within it:
- a CDS encoding carboxymuconolactone decarboxylase family protein, which encodes MMTDYATIGRKKLLEIDGEAGVAVEARLNAICPDLARYLIEYPFGEIYAREGLDNKTKEQAVVAALTAMGTAAPQLKVHIHAALHVGCTPEEIREIIIQMVGYAGFPATLNAMGTLMEVLSETGQTLSPESVHAGPAGRYERGKGLLAQIAPDQERVLKETFDPINPDITRYVVEFGYGDIYARGVLPIRIRQVATIAALAAKGTAPSQLRFHIGGGLRAGLTEAEIVEIMLLVSIYAGFPAALNGILATREVAEAIKDEQR
- a CDS encoding flavodoxin family protein, producing MAKVVAFNGSPRKDGNTSILIGHIFEELENEGIATELVQVGKKKIRPCTACMKCFENKDGHCVFDDDIVNGCIDKMVEADGIILGSPVYFLDVTPEMKALIDRAGFVSMANGGLYQRRAGMAVTAVRRSGASRTIDTMLHFLLVGGMVVPGFPVIGVGREIGDVNRDEEGIGRARDAGKNMAWLIKATEKARKS